The following proteins are encoded in a genomic region of Acidobacteriota bacterium:
- a CDS encoding O-antigen ligase family protein, which yields MATIFERLDKLAGIESDAFAARWLQRSAFIFLTLMVVSAPHSIAATQISWIIGTLIWAASFFFRPRKQAKIRPLNIALFAFFGWSVVSGLFSYEPSVSLDRLRSVAVFLIFIFAAANIRRLGAAYFLAFALIVSCMVNVVWTPVQRLLGRGVEIHGLKPDGPLAKALLWEGDTLLAANGKKVKTSEDVAAAIAANEVTKIKFYRPDFEFAVDVKRSDMLAGTTANEQLGIERWSLSHNWRSMGFYNHYVTYSEVLMLVASLIFGLLIAAIGSYARRRRSTIPLLAAAFAGTSFALLLTVTRASQLALMISAFMIVLRGASRKIAIATVLLAIPVIIGGLFFLQQSRQTGFFDSKDESTRYRFVMWNDGGRLLTAGPRNFVFGVGMDSIQKHWQEWGMYEGGFLPMGHFHSAPVQIAVERGIPALLIWLIILALFARTLWRGITIARDGDWRSFGILLGTFGALVGFVASGFVHWNLGDQEVAMVFYILMAFGVRTAELNAADPDN from the coding sequence ATGGCGACGATTTTCGAGCGATTGGACAAACTAGCCGGCATCGAATCCGATGCGTTCGCTGCCCGCTGGCTCCAGCGATCAGCGTTCATTTTTCTGACGCTGATGGTCGTCTCGGCACCTCATTCGATCGCCGCTACGCAGATCTCGTGGATCATCGGAACGCTCATATGGGCCGCATCATTTTTCTTTCGGCCGCGTAAACAGGCCAAAATTCGGCCGCTCAACATCGCTCTTTTTGCATTTTTCGGCTGGTCGGTCGTTAGCGGGCTCTTTTCGTACGAACCTTCCGTCTCGCTCGATCGGCTTCGCAGCGTAGCCGTCTTTCTGATCTTCATCTTCGCCGCGGCCAATATCCGCCGCCTCGGTGCTGCATATTTTCTTGCTTTCGCTCTTATCGTGTCCTGCATGGTCAATGTCGTCTGGACGCCCGTCCAGCGTCTGTTGGGCCGCGGCGTCGAGATCCATGGCCTTAAGCCGGACGGCCCGCTCGCCAAAGCACTGCTCTGGGAGGGCGACACGCTGCTCGCCGCCAACGGCAAAAAGGTCAAAACGAGCGAAGATGTTGCAGCCGCCATCGCCGCAAACGAAGTGACCAAGATCAAATTCTACCGTCCCGATTTTGAGTTTGCGGTAGATGTAAAACGCTCGGACATGCTCGCCGGCACGACGGCGAACGAACAGCTCGGCATCGAACGCTGGTCACTCAGCCATAATTGGCGTTCGATGGGCTTCTACAACCATTACGTAACTTATTCCGAGGTGCTGATGCTGGTCGCCTCGCTCATCTTCGGTCTGCTGATCGCAGCGATCGGGTCATACGCCCGCCGCCGCCGCTCAACCATCCCGCTGCTTGCCGCCGCTTTTGCCGGCACATCTTTCGCTCTGCTGCTGACCGTCACACGTGCCTCGCAGCTTGCTCTGATGATCTCGGCGTTCATGATCGTCCTTCGCGGTGCATCCAGAAAGATCGCGATCGCAACGGTGCTTTTGGCCATACCGGTCATCATCGGCGGGCTGTTCTTTCTGCAGCAGAGCCGCCAGACAGGATTCTTTGACTCAAAGGACGAATCGACCCGCTATCGTTTTGTGATGTGGAATGACGGCGGCCGTCTGCTCACGGCAGGGCCGCGAAATTTCGTCTTCGGCGTCGGTATGGATTCGATCCAAAAACATTGGCAGGAATGGGGAATGTACGAGGGCGGATTTCTTCCGATGGGCCATTTTCACTCGGCTCCGGTCCAGATCGCCGTCGAACGCGGCATCCCCGCACTGCTCATTTGGCTGATAATACTGGCTCTTTTTGCCCGTACACTGTGGCGTGGAATAACCATCGCCCGGGACGGCGACTGGCGTTCGTTCGGCATTCTGCTAGGTACATTCGGCGCTCTTGTTGGATTTGTCGCCAGCGGTTTTGTCCACTGGAATCTCGGCGATCAAGAGGTCGCGATGGTCTTCTACATCCTGATGGCATTCGGCGTCAGGACCGCAGAACTGAATGCCGCAGATCCAGACAATTAA
- a CDS encoding beta-N-acetylhexosaminidase: protein MKHTLLAAAFCLLFASFAFGQNDEINIIPKPVSVKAHDGVFELTKSTKIIIWDEQARELAEGLNTVLMRQYGFRLKIGVQGSGLKNVIVLMRTNFQDSSEYNLSVKKDVILLTGQQLGLFHCIQSLLQLLPEKNGAKINIKAVSIEDRPRFKYRGMHLDVSRHFMPVDFVKKYIDLMSQYKFNTFHWHLTDDQGWRIEIKKYPRLTEVGSKRPETVSGRVLQPYFGDGVPVEGFYTQEQIRDVVAYAKARYITVIPEIELPGHASAALEAYPQFGCKQDYTYKVQKTWGIFKEVFCPTDETFKFLEDVIDETIALFPDSPYVHIGGDEVLKDHWKESAFVQDLMKRENLKDEHEVQSYFIRRIEKHVNRRGKKIIGWDEILEGGLAPNATVMSWRGIKGGIEAAKAKHDVIMTPTDYAYLDYGQGDTNTEPINIGGYVPLEKVYGYDPIPKELTKDEAKYILGAQGNIWTEYMKTPDKVEYMGFPRILAMAEVGWSSLENKNFADFTRRLNANFARLDKQEVDYRIPEPSGLVNRVLATDEKAELDLSSSVPGAKVFTRSTALRRTKRARRIQNRCRSRCRWASALM, encoded by the coding sequence ATGAAACACACCCTGCTCGCCGCCGCGTTTTGTCTTCTTTTTGCTTCTTTTGCGTTTGGTCAGAATGATGAGATCAATATAATTCCGAAGCCCGTATCGGTGAAAGCTCATGATGGGGTTTTCGAGCTTACAAAGTCTACAAAGATAATAATTTGGGACGAGCAGGCACGAGAACTTGCCGAAGGACTCAATACCGTCCTCATGCGGCAGTATGGTTTCCGATTAAAGATCGGTGTTCAGGGATCGGGTTTGAAAAACGTCATTGTGCTTATGCGCACAAATTTTCAGGACAGTTCAGAATATAACCTCTCAGTGAAGAAGGATGTCATTTTGCTCACGGGACAACAACTAGGACTTTTCCACTGTATTCAATCACTCCTTCAGTTATTGCCTGAGAAGAATGGAGCCAAGATCAACATCAAAGCGGTCAGCATCGAAGATCGACCCCGCTTCAAATACCGCGGTATGCATCTAGACGTGTCACGCCATTTTATGCCGGTTGATTTTGTTAAGAAATACATCGACCTGATGTCGCAATACAAATTTAATACGTTTCACTGGCATTTGACGGACGATCAGGGGTGGCGGATCGAGATCAAGAAATATCCGCGCCTTACCGAGGTCGGTTCGAAGCGGCCGGAGACGGTTTCGGGGCGTGTTTTGCAGCCGTATTTCGGTGACGGCGTGCCGGTCGAGGGGTTTTATACACAGGAACAGATCCGAGATGTCGTCGCTTACGCCAAGGCGAGATATATCACAGTCATTCCCGAGATCGAGCTGCCCGGCCACGCTTCGGCGGCGTTAGAGGCGTATCCGCAGTTTGGGTGTAAACAGGACTACACGTACAAGGTGCAGAAAACGTGGGGAATTTTCAAAGAGGTTTTCTGCCCGACCGACGAGACGTTCAAATTTCTCGAGGACGTGATTGACGAGACGATCGCACTGTTTCCCGATTCGCCGTACGTCCACATCGGCGGCGACGAGGTGCTGAAAGACCATTGGAAAGAATCGGCGTTCGTGCAGGATCTGATGAAACGCGAAAACCTCAAGGACGAGCACGAGGTGCAGTCGTATTTCATCCGGCGCATCGAAAAGCATGTAAACCGTCGCGGCAAAAAGATCATCGGTTGGGACGAGATCCTCGAAGGCGGCCTCGCCCCGAATGCGACCGTCATGTCGTGGCGAGGCATCAAGGGCGGCATCGAGGCGGCCAAGGCCAAGCACGACGTGATAATGACGCCGACCGATTACGCCTATCTGGACTACGGCCAGGGCGACACCAATACCGAGCCGATCAACATCGGCGGTTACGTACCGCTCGAAAAGGTCTACGGCTACGACCCCATTCCAAAAGAACTGACAAAGGACGAAGCCAAATACATCCTCGGCGCCCAAGGCAACATCTGGACGGAATACATGAAAACGCCCGACAAGGTCGAGTACATGGGCTTTCCTCGTATTCTCGCCATGGCGGAGGTCGGCTGGTCGAGTCTGGAGAATAAGAATTTCGCGGATTTCACTCGGCGGCTAAACGCCAATTTCGCACGGCTTGATAAACAAGAGGTCGATTATCGCATTCCGGAGCCCTCGGGCCTCGTGAACCGAGTACTCGCTACGGACGAGAAAGCGGAGCTCGATCTCTCGTCATCGGTTCCGGGTGCCAAGGTCTTTACACGATCGACGGCACTGCGCCGGACGAAAAGAGCACGCCGTATACAAAACCGCTGCAGGTCTCGGTGCCGATGGGCGAGCGCGTTGATGTAA
- a CDS encoding beta-lactamase family protein has product MNNTLSRSFLSLLLLFSIFTLSLPQIGYAQTGTQTAAAVDYSKALQAIEEKVEARRKELGIPGMSLVIVKDDKVIYMKGLGYKDFENKIAVTPDTQFAIGSATKAFTALSVLMTADEGKLSLTDSPKKLLPYFKMYDPDTDKNITIRDLMSHSSGLNRTDLAMITGKLNRAELIQVAAQAKPTAKLREKFQYQNIMFTAAGELVTQAQRTPWEKFVPKRIFKPLGMNNSNMSMKQMEKAKDHSFGYSYNFDTKETRKMPFRDIDEVAPAGSINSSARDMAEWIRFVMNGGTVNGKRLVSEAGFAEWIKPQMKMSPAMDYGLGWFLQKWNGHTVVQHGGNIDGFNSLVAMIPEKKIGFVMLTNVSGSSLGNDIMPTIFSNILDGPKDETKLPLKTLQLLAGKYGTAERPIEVKIEGEDLFLVVPGQPPYKLERTAPRTFKALGLPDGFGAKFTPETGDAAELEMIQPQGNRKLPRITGDAPKTPAGPNPAKELVGTYTTQMGNIEIKDTDGKVTLNITGQQPYTLIEKSKDTYSMSPLPEEQFVLKTKRDTAGKVTAVVITQPQGTFEFPRAGAVSAEIKMTADELMQKAVAAAGGEENWRKLTSRVIEFTLDLENQGVQAHGTQYAKAPNKSAAETIFTALGKTIATEWEYFDGTNGEDAISFAPAEKYSGERLEDVRLGNDFYGLLNWKTNYKTVDITGIKKVNGEDAYAVTFTPAKGTAFTEYYSTTTFLLVKREGIISSSTSQQKIPYSVEYSDYREVDGVKLPFKTVNNNIGNGNIVTTLKSVKHNVPIDDKLFGPKTQPGQKPAR; this is encoded by the coding sequence ATGAATAACACTTTGTCACGGTCCTTTCTGTCGCTTCTACTTCTCTTTTCGATCTTCACCCTGTCGCTGCCGCAGATCGGATATGCACAGACCGGCACTCAAACCGCTGCGGCCGTCGACTATTCAAAAGCCCTGCAGGCGATCGAAGAAAAGGTCGAAGCTCGCCGTAAGGAGCTCGGCATTCCGGGCATGTCGCTCGTGATCGTAAAAGACGACAAGGTCATATACATGAAAGGCCTCGGCTACAAGGACTTTGAGAACAAGATCGCCGTCACGCCCGACACGCAATTCGCTATCGGCTCTGCGACCAAAGCGTTTACCGCTCTCAGCGTGCTGATGACCGCCGACGAAGGCAAGCTTTCGCTCACCGACAGCCCGAAAAAGCTCCTGCCGTACTTCAAAATGTACGACCCCGATACTGACAAGAACATCACCATTCGCGACCTGATGTCACATTCGTCTGGCCTCAACCGCACCGACCTCGCAATGATCACAGGCAAATTGAACCGTGCAGAATTGATCCAGGTCGCAGCTCAAGCGAAGCCGACCGCGAAGCTTCGTGAAAAATTTCAATACCAAAACATTATGTTCACGGCCGCCGGCGAACTCGTCACGCAGGCACAGAGAACGCCGTGGGAAAAGTTCGTTCCCAAACGGATTTTCAAACCGCTCGGCATGAATAACAGCAATATGTCGATGAAGCAGATGGAAAAGGCAAAGGACCATTCCTTCGGCTACAGCTACAATTTCGACACCAAAGAAACAAGAAAGATGCCATTTCGCGACATTGACGAAGTCGCTCCCGCAGGTTCGATCAACTCATCCGCCCGCGACATGGCAGAATGGATCCGTTTTGTCATGAATGGCGGCACCGTTAACGGCAAACGCCTTGTTTCCGAAGCCGGATTCGCCGAATGGATCAAACCGCAGATGAAGATGTCGCCCGCGATGGACTACGGGCTCGGCTGGTTTCTGCAAAAATGGAACGGCCACACGGTAGTCCAGCACGGCGGCAATATCGACGGATTCAACTCGCTCGTCGCGATGATCCCTGAGAAAAAGATCGGTTTTGTCATGCTCACAAACGTCTCGGGTTCGAGCCTCGGCAACGACATTATGCCGACGATCTTCTCGAACATCCTCGACGGGCCGAAAGACGAGACCAAACTGCCGCTCAAAACGCTCCAGCTGCTTGCCGGAAAATACGGCACCGCCGAACGGCCGATCGAGGTCAAGATCGAGGGCGAGGACCTCTTTCTCGTCGTGCCCGGCCAGCCGCCGTACAAACTCGAACGCACCGCACCGCGCACATTCAAAGCCCTCGGGCTGCCGGACGGATTCGGTGCGAAATTCACGCCCGAGACCGGCGACGCGGCCGAGCTTGAGATGATCCAGCCGCAGGGCAACCGCAAGCTGCCCCGCATCACCGGCGATGCACCAAAAACGCCGGCCGGCCCGAATCCCGCCAAAGAGCTCGTCGGCACCTACACGACTCAAATGGGCAATATCGAGATCAAGGACACGGACGGCAAGGTCACACTCAACATCACCGGCCAGCAGCCGTACACGCTCATCGAAAAGTCGAAGGACACCTACTCGATGTCGCCGCTGCCCGAGGAACAGTTCGTCCTCAAGACAAAACGAGACACCGCAGGCAAGGTAACGGCCGTCGTCATCACACAGCCGCAAGGCACGTTCGAATTCCCGCGTGCCGGTGCCGTCTCGGCCGAGATCAAAATGACGGCCGATGAGCTGATGCAAAAGGCCGTCGCGGCTGCAGGCGGCGAGGAAAATTGGCGAAAACTCACATCGCGTGTCATCGAATTTACGCTCGATCTCGAGAACCAGGGTGTTCAGGCACACGGCACGCAATACGCCAAGGCACCGAACAAGTCCGCCGCCGAAACGATCTTTACCGCACTCGGCAAGACGATCGCGACCGAATGGGAATACTTCGACGGCACTAACGGCGAAGACGCGATCTCGTTCGCACCGGCCGAGAAATACTCGGGCGAGCGACTCGAAGACGTACGCCTCGGCAACGATTTTTACGGACTGCTCAACTGGAAGACGAACTACAAAACCGTCGATATAACCGGCATCAAAAAGGTCAATGGCGAAGACGCCTACGCCGTCACCTTTACGCCCGCCAAGGGCACTGCGTTCACCGAATACTATTCGACCACGACGTTCCTCTTGGTCAAACGCGAGGGCATCATCTCGTCCAGCACGAGCCAGCAAAAGATACCGTACAGTGTCGAGTATTCCGACTATCGCGAGGTCGACGGCGTAAAATTGCCCTTCAAAACGGTCAATAACAACATCGGCAACGGCAACATCGTCACCACGCTGAAGAGCGTCAAACACAACGTCCCCATCGACGACAAACTCTTCGGACCAAAGACGCAGCCCGGTCAGAAGCCCGCACGATAG